From one Rubrobacter xylanophilus genomic stretch:
- a CDS encoding AhpC/TSA family protein, producing the protein MFCRQWVAQLRGAGREFERRGARVALVTPATPEETREFCSGLRFSCLSDPSREAYRAFGIRRGGLGSVVLHPENLRRGMRALAEGHRQGRTAGDVWQLPGAFVIDREGRFRYAHYARRSSDNPPVRELLAALDG; encoded by the coding sequence ATATTCTGCCGCCAGTGGGTCGCGCAGTTGCGCGGCGCGGGGAGAGAATTCGAGCGGCGGGGGGCCCGGGTCGCGCTGGTGACGCCGGCGACACCCGAAGAGACCCGCGAGTTTTGCTCCGGACTCAGGTTCTCGTGCCTCTCCGACCCTTCGAGGGAGGCCTACCGGGCCTTCGGCATCCGGCGCGGCGGGCTCGGGAGCGTGGTGCTCCACCCCGAGAACCTCAGGCGGGGAATGCGCGCCCTCGCCGAGGGGCATCGCCAGGGGAGGACCGCGGGCGACGTGTGGCAGCTGCCGGGTGCCTTCGTGATAGACCGCGAGGGAAGGTTCCGCTACGCGCACTACGCCCGGCGCTCCTCGGACAACCCTCCCGTGCGCGAGCTGCTCGCGGCGCTTGACGGGTAG
- a CDS encoding ABC transporter permease, protein MAGQSATGGRERLLPRLSGALLERREAGIFVVAVALVVYFQAANAAFLTQGNIRALAQFAATTAIIAVGLVMVMILGEIDLSVGQAYGFAPIVMYLAYERLLLVLPLAIAVALAATAVVGFVNGALRVYFGVPSFVGTLGTFFLLGGLNVILTGGFPRSAPEESALKQALGAYPYAGILWAIGIMIVMHAVLNHTRWGIHTFATGGNFTGAREAGIRVDRIRIGNFMLCSTLGGFAGIIEAMRIDSIDPLVGGAEIMFYAIAAAVIGGTPLAGGVGTVIGAFIGTLVISILRNGFTLQGVNANEFNIILGVAVLIVMVLNIYVGRLRRGRRAPS, encoded by the coding sequence ATGGCCGGACAGAGCGCAACCGGCGGGCGGGAAAGGCTGCTGCCCCGGCTCTCCGGCGCGCTGCTGGAGAGGCGGGAGGCCGGCATCTTCGTCGTGGCCGTGGCGCTCGTGGTGTACTTCCAGGCCGCAAACGCCGCCTTCCTCACCCAGGGCAACATCCGGGCGCTGGCGCAGTTCGCCGCCACCACGGCCATCATCGCGGTGGGGCTGGTGATGGTCATGATCCTGGGGGAGATAGACCTCTCGGTCGGGCAGGCCTACGGGTTCGCCCCCATCGTCATGTACCTGGCCTACGAGCGGCTGCTGCTCGTGCTCCCGCTCGCCATAGCGGTGGCGCTCGCGGCGACGGCGGTCGTGGGGTTCGTCAACGGGGCGCTGCGGGTGTACTTCGGGGTCCCGTCGTTCGTGGGCACGTTGGGGACCTTCTTCCTGCTCGGGGGGCTCAACGTCATCCTCACCGGGGGCTTCCCCCGCTCCGCCCCCGAGGAGAGCGCGCTCAAGCAGGCGCTCGGGGCCTACCCCTACGCGGGGATCCTGTGGGCCATCGGCATCATGATCGTCATGCACGCGGTGCTCAACCACACCCGCTGGGGCATCCACACCTTCGCCACCGGGGGCAACTTCACCGGGGCCAGGGAGGCCGGCATCCGGGTGGACCGCATAAGGATCGGCAACTTCATGCTCTGCAGCACGCTCGGAGGGTTCGCCGGGATCATCGAGGCGATGCGCATAGACTCCATAGACCCGCTCGTCGGGGGGGCCGAGATCATGTTCTACGCCATCGCGGCGGCGGTCATCGGGGGGACCCCGCTCGCGGGCGGGGTGGGGACGGTCATCGGGGCGTTCATCGGGACGCTGGTGATCTCCATCCTGCGCAACGGCTTCACCCTGCAGGGGGTCAACGCCAACGAGTTCAACATCATCCTCGGGGTGGCCGTCCTGATAGTGATGGTGCTCAACATCTACGTCGGCAGGCTGCGCCGGGGGAGGAGGGCGCCCTCATGA
- a CDS encoding mandelate racemase/muconate lactonizing enzyme family protein has product MSAPRITRVETAAIRAVGPSVLVRVWAGDEHGLGECYPSAPAAGIHQIVMNMEEQLLGEDPRDVERLYEKMRRWNIFTGGQAGAVITALSGIEIALWDLAGKLQGVPVYRLLGGAFRRRVRLYADCNAGTVDAAAHHIEGGLFEEGSNEAYISVAREAIERGFDAIKLDVDDITGPLHRDFYNGGISPKEHEAMVERVAAVREAVGPEVEVAIDMHGRFDIPSSIRFARAMEPFDLLWLEEPTPPENLDALAEVRRSTSTPICAGENVYTRFDFRELFAKRAVDYVMPDVAKCGGLAEAKRIANLAELDYIPFAPHNVSSPVGTVAAAHVCAAVSNFSVLEWHAIDMPHWEDFVRYAGGRVIREGHIELTEEPGLGLELNEEVAREYRHEKGGIPFFGRG; this is encoded by the coding sequence ATGAGCGCTCCCAGGATAACCCGGGTGGAGACGGCCGCGATCCGGGCGGTCGGCCCCTCGGTGCTGGTCAGGGTGTGGGCCGGGGACGAGCACGGCCTCGGCGAGTGCTACCCCTCGGCCCCGGCGGCGGGGATCCACCAGATCGTGATGAACATGGAGGAACAGCTTCTGGGGGAGGATCCCCGAGACGTCGAGCGGCTCTACGAGAAGATGCGCCGCTGGAACATCTTCACCGGGGGCCAGGCGGGCGCGGTCATAACCGCCCTCTCGGGGATAGAGATCGCGCTGTGGGACCTCGCCGGCAAGCTGCAGGGCGTCCCCGTCTACCGGCTGCTCGGCGGGGCCTTCCGGCGGCGCGTCCGGCTCTACGCCGACTGCAACGCCGGGACGGTGGACGCCGCCGCCCACCACATAGAAGGCGGGCTCTTCGAGGAGGGGAGCAACGAGGCGTACATCTCCGTCGCCCGGGAGGCGATCGAGCGGGGTTTCGACGCCATAAAGCTCGACGTGGACGACATCACCGGCCCGCTGCACCGGGACTTCTACAACGGCGGGATCTCCCCGAAGGAGCACGAGGCGATGGTGGAGCGGGTCGCGGCGGTGCGCGAGGCGGTCGGCCCGGAGGTGGAGGTGGCCATAGACATGCACGGCCGCTTCGACATCCCCTCCTCGATCCGCTTCGCCCGCGCCATGGAGCCCTTCGACCTGCTCTGGCTGGAGGAGCCCACCCCACCGGAGAACCTGGATGCCCTCGCCGAGGTGCGGCGCTCCACCTCCACCCCCATCTGCGCCGGGGAGAACGTCTACACCCGCTTCGACTTCCGGGAGCTCTTCGCCAAGCGGGCCGTGGACTACGTGATGCCCGACGTGGCCAAGTGCGGCGGCCTCGCCGAGGCGAAGCGGATCGCGAACCTCGCCGAACTGGACTACATCCCCTTCGCCCCCCACAACGTCTCGAGCCCCGTGGGCACCGTAGCCGCCGCCCACGTCTGCGCCGCCGTCTCCAACTTCTCCGTGCTGGAGTGGCACGCCATAGATATGCCCCACTGGGAGGATTTCGTCCGCTACGCCGGCGGCAGGGTCATCCGGGAGGGGCACATCGAGCTCACCGAGGAGCCGGGGCTGGGTCTGGAGCTGAACGAGGAGGTCGCCCGGGAATACCGGCACGAGAAGGGCGGTATCCCGTTCTTTGGTCGCGGGTGA
- a CDS encoding ATP-binding cassette domain-containing protein codes for MRPDAPEVLRVENISKRFGSVVALRDVSLRLRRGEVLGLIGDNGAGKSTLIKIITGFHRPDSGRIVLEGEEVQLRSVSQAQALGIQTVYQDLALVNDLSVYHNMFLNKEITRRPLPFLNNRRMRELTRRYLSDIGINIPSLDTEVAMLSGGQRQAIAVARAVYSEAKILLMDEPLAAMGAKEGAMILDLVQRLKEEGEVSIILIAHNYAHVLEVCDRVNVLQHGRIGYDRPAEETSVEELTELMVSEYRRARAGGGETPP; via the coding sequence ATGAGACCGGACGCGCCGGAGGTCTTGCGGGTAGAGAACATCTCCAAGCGCTTCGGGAGCGTGGTGGCGCTGCGGGACGTCTCGCTGCGGCTGCGCAGGGGAGAGGTGCTGGGGCTCATCGGGGACAACGGGGCGGGCAAGAGCACGCTCATCAAGATCATCACCGGCTTCCACCGCCCGGACTCCGGGAGGATCGTCCTGGAGGGCGAGGAGGTGCAGCTGCGCTCCGTCTCGCAGGCGCAGGCCCTGGGCATCCAGACCGTCTACCAGGATCTGGCGCTCGTCAACGACCTCAGCGTCTACCACAACATGTTTTTGAACAAGGAGATCACCCGCCGCCCCCTCCCCTTCCTCAACAACCGCAGGATGCGGGAGCTCACCCGCCGCTACCTCTCGGACATCGGTATCAACATCCCCTCGCTGGACACCGAGGTGGCCATGCTCTCCGGGGGTCAGCGGCAGGCCATAGCGGTGGCCCGGGCGGTCTACTCTGAGGCGAAGATCCTGCTCATGGACGAGCCGCTGGCGGCCATGGGGGCCAAGGAGGGGGCGATGATCCTGGACCTCGTCCAGCGCCTGAAGGAGGAGGGGGAGGTCTCGATCATCCTGATCGCCCACAATTACGCCCACGTGCTGGAGGTCTGCGACCGGGTGAACGTGCTGCAGCACGGGCGCATCGGCTACGACCGGCCCGCGGAGGAGACCTCGGTGGAGGAGCTCACGGAGCTGATGGTCTCCGAATACCGCAGGGCGCGCGCCGGGGGAGGTGAGACGCCACCCTAG